The Flavobacterium jumunjinense genome includes a region encoding these proteins:
- a CDS encoding methionine aminotransferase, translating to MSKLPNIPTSIFSVMSQLANAHGAINLSQGFPNFPVDERLLQISERLLRENVHQYTPMAGLPSLLEKIAALTAKNYQRKVNTASELLITAGATQGIYTVINTLVNQGDEVIILDPSYDSYEPSVLVAGGKPVRISLNDDYSPNFNRIEAGITAKTKLIILNNPHNPTGRIWTESEFDALESLLDKHPQVVLLSDEVYEYISFAHAHISANSRPKLIDKTIIASSFGKSLHVTGWKVGYLIAPEKIMNEIKKVHQFLVFSVNSFSQHVISEYLDVVDFAAVANMYVRKRDLFQNLLKDSRFELLPCEGTYFQVVNYKQISTKNDMDFAKELITTHGVASIPISVFYKDAIDKQMLRFCFAKTDETLIAAAEKLRKI from the coding sequence ATGTCAAAACTACCTAACATACCCACAAGTATATTCTCTGTAATGTCGCAATTAGCGAATGCACATGGAGCGATTAATTTATCGCAAGGATTTCCTAATTTTCCTGTAGACGAACGTTTATTACAAATTTCGGAACGTTTGCTTCGTGAAAATGTACACCAATATACACCTATGGCTGGTTTGCCTTCGTTGTTGGAGAAAATTGCGGCTCTGACTGCGAAAAACTACCAACGAAAAGTGAATACGGCTAGCGAACTTTTAATTACTGCTGGTGCCACACAAGGTATCTATACGGTGATTAACACTTTGGTGAATCAGGGTGATGAAGTGATTATTTTAGACCCTAGTTATGATAGTTATGAACCTTCGGTTTTAGTAGCGGGTGGAAAACCCGTTCGCATTTCTTTAAATGATGATTATTCTCCTAATTTTAATAGGATTGAAGCTGGAATTACAGCCAAAACAAAACTAATCATACTAAACAATCCGCACAATCCAACAGGTAGAATTTGGACGGAAAGCGAATTTGATGCTTTGGAAAGTTTGCTAGACAAACATCCTCAGGTTGTATTGTTGAGTGATGAAGTATATGAATACATTTCGTTTGCACATGCTCATATTTCGGCTAATTCACGTCCGAAATTGATAGACAAGACGATTATTGCCTCTTCTTTTGGAAAGTCGCTACATGTTACGGGTTGGAAAGTTGGCTATTTAATTGCTCCAGAAAAAATCATGAACGAGATTAAAAAAGTGCATCAATTTTTAGTCTTTAGTGTGAATAGTTTTTCGCAACACGTCATTTCGGAATACTTAGATGTAGTTGATTTTGCAGCAGTTGCCAACATGTATGTACGCAAACGTGATTTGTTTCAAAACCTACTAAAAGACAGTCGTTTTGAATTATTACCTTGTGAGGGAACATATTTTCAAGTAGTAAATTACAAACAAATTAGTACGAAAAACGATATGGATTTTGCGAAAGAATTAATCACAACGCATGGTGTAGCTTCCATTCCTATTTCGGTGTTTTACAAAGATGCAATCGACAAACAAATGCTTCGTTTTTGTTTTGCTAAAACTGATGAAACGTTGATAGCCGCAGCGGAAAAGTTAAGAAAGATTTAG
- a CDS encoding (deoxy)nucleoside triphosphate pyrophosphohydrolase, which translates to MVNVTCAVILINGKILVTQRSEKMKLPLKWEFPGGKLEEDESEIDCIKREIIEEINIEIEISEKLSNSVHDYGDFKINLIPFIANYVSGEIKLAEHKDYKLLDKSELLNLEWAEADLPIVYEFLKSDYVSRNI; encoded by the coding sequence ATGGTTAATGTTACTTGTGCAGTTATATTAATAAATGGAAAAATTTTAGTTACCCAAAGAAGTGAAAAAATGAAATTGCCATTAAAGTGGGAGTTTCCTGGAGGTAAGTTAGAAGAAGATGAAAGTGAAATTGATTGTATTAAAAGAGAAATAATAGAAGAAATTAATATTGAAATTGAAATTTCAGAAAAGCTATCAAATAGTGTACATGATTATGGAGATTTTAAAATTAATTTAATTCCATTTATAGCAAATTATGTTTCTGGTGAAATAAAATTAGCTGAACATAAAGATTACAAGTTGTTGGATAAGTCCGAATTATTAAATTTAGAGTGGGCAGAAGCAGATTTACCTATTGTATATGAATTTTTAAAATCAGATTATGTATCAAGGAATATATGA
- a CDS encoding ParB/RepB/Spo0J family partition protein gives MAKAVKKQALGRGLSALLKDPTNDIKSVEDKGAEKVVGSIIELELDAIDINPFQPRSNFNEETLRELATSIKELGVIQPITVRKLEFNKFQLISGERRLRASKLAGLETIPAYIRIANDNESLVMALVENIQRHDLDPIEVAMSYQRLIDEISLTQEELSDRVGKKRSTITNYLRLLKLDPIIQTGMRDGFISMGHGRALISIEDQDVQSDIYHKVVTLSLSVRETEALVKKYQDSLKPSTVKTKDSNFDIDEVEKKVFTNFFGTKVDVKVATNGKGKITIPFHSEEDFNRILKLINN, from the coding sequence ATGGCGAAAGCAGTGAAAAAACAAGCATTAGGAAGAGGATTATCCGCTTTATTAAAAGACCCGACGAACGATATCAAATCGGTTGAAGACAAAGGGGCTGAAAAAGTTGTTGGTAGTATTATTGAGCTTGAATTAGATGCAATTGATATAAACCCGTTTCAACCGAGAAGTAATTTCAATGAGGAAACGTTACGAGAATTAGCCACTTCTATTAAAGAATTAGGTGTAATTCAACCTATTACAGTTAGAAAGTTAGAGTTTAATAAGTTCCAATTAATTTCTGGAGAACGTAGACTTCGTGCTTCTAAGTTGGCTGGTTTAGAAACTATCCCTGCTTATATTAGAATTGCAAACGACAACGAATCTTTAGTGATGGCTTTGGTTGAAAATATTCAACGTCATGATTTAGATCCAATTGAGGTTGCAATGTCTTACCAAAGGTTAATTGACGAAATTAGCCTAACACAAGAGGAATTGAGTGATCGTGTTGGTAAAAAACGTTCTACGATTACGAATTACTTACGTCTTTTAAAACTAGATCCGATTATCCAAACAGGTATGCGTGATGGTTTTATATCTATGGGACATGGTAGGGCTTTAATTTCTATTGAAGATCAAGATGTTCAGTCAGACATTTACCATAAAGTGGTAACGCTTAGCCTTTCTGTTAGAGAAACAGAAGCTTTGGTTAAGAAGTATCAAGATAGCTTGAAACCATCAACTGTGAAAACGAAAGATAGTAATTTCGATATTGATGAAGTTGAGAAAAAGGTATTCACTAATTTCTTTGGTACTAAAGTAGATGTAAAAGTAGCAACAAATGGTAAAGGGAAAATTACTATTCCTTTTCATTCTGAAGAAGACTTTAATCGTATTTTGAAATTGATTAATAACTAG
- a CDS encoding amidohydrolase, with the protein MNTSRLAFFFLLSSLFAFAQKKKKADLIVTNAKVYTVNNTFEIAEALVVDEGKIVAVGTTKEIEQQFYSNTKISAENQFVYPGFYDAHAHFYGYGMMLQKVNLKATKSFDEVLEKVVAFQEQKQLNFIEGRGWDQNDWENTDFPSREKLDELFPDIPVVLTRIDGHAMLVNGKALELAGITTISTIEGGQIEVKNGKVTGILVDNAMELVKATIPNPSQSIKIQALKEAQAEMFKHGITTINEAGLERETIELIDNLQQKGELDINIYAMVMASKVNIDYYTQLGIYKTDKLNVRSFKFMGDGALGSRGGCLHQPYSDKPKQFGALLSPIREITRMAEQIAASEYQMNTHAIGDSTNTVLLKIYKDVLEGKPNRRWKIEHAQIMREQDFDYFTLGIIPSIQPTHATSDMYWATDRVGEERIKNAYAYKKMLDKAGLIALGTDFPIEEVNPMYTFYAAVARKDLHNYPENGFQMENALTREETLKGMTIWAAYSDFEENEKGSLEVGKWADFTIFSEDLMTIDIEKVPYVLPTEVYIKGKKVK; encoded by the coding sequence ATGAATACTTCAAGACTTGCATTTTTTTTTCTATTAAGCTCACTGTTTGCATTTGCTCAAAAGAAAAAAAAGGCAGATTTAATAGTAACCAATGCTAAAGTTTACACCGTAAACAATACATTCGAAATTGCAGAAGCTCTTGTTGTAGATGAAGGTAAAATTGTAGCTGTTGGTACTACAAAAGAAATAGAGCAACAATTCTATTCCAACACTAAAATTAGTGCAGAAAACCAATTTGTTTACCCTGGGTTTTATGATGCTCACGCACATTTCTACGGTTACGGAATGATGCTTCAAAAAGTAAATCTAAAAGCAACAAAAAGTTTCGACGAAGTGCTAGAAAAAGTAGTTGCTTTTCAAGAACAAAAACAATTAAATTTTATAGAAGGAAGAGGTTGGGATCAAAACGATTGGGAAAACACAGACTTCCCTTCAAGAGAAAAACTAGACGAACTGTTTCCTGATATACCCGTAGTATTAACCAGAATCGATGGTCATGCTATGTTAGTGAATGGAAAAGCACTCGAGTTAGCGGGCATAACAACAATAAGTACCATTGAAGGAGGACAAATAGAAGTTAAAAACGGAAAAGTGACAGGGATTTTGGTCGATAATGCAATGGAATTGGTAAAAGCAACCATACCCAATCCAAGTCAGTCCATAAAAATACAAGCACTAAAAGAGGCACAAGCAGAAATGTTCAAACATGGCATCACTACAATTAATGAAGCTGGTTTAGAACGCGAAACGATCGAGCTAATAGACAATCTGCAACAAAAAGGAGAACTCGACATTAATATTTATGCCATGGTTATGGCTTCCAAAGTAAATATAGATTATTACACGCAATTAGGCATCTATAAAACCGATAAACTAAATGTTCGTTCTTTTAAATTTATGGGCGATGGAGCCTTAGGTTCTCGTGGCGGATGTTTGCACCAACCCTATTCCGATAAACCAAAACAATTTGGAGCGCTACTTTCACCCATTAGAGAAATAACACGCATGGCAGAACAAATTGCCGCTTCAGAATATCAAATGAATACCCATGCTATTGGCGATTCTACCAATACTGTTTTGTTGAAAATATACAAAGACGTTTTAGAGGGCAAGCCGAATAGAAGATGGAAAATTGAACACGCACAAATTATGCGCGAGCAAGACTTCGATTATTTTACTTTAGGAATTATACCTTCCATTCAGCCAACACACGCTACTTCCGATATGTATTGGGCAACAGATAGAGTAGGAGAAGAACGTATTAAAAATGCCTATGCCTACAAAAAAATGTTAGACAAAGCAGGTTTGATAGCCTTAGGAACCGATTTTCCTATAGAAGAAGTAAATCCAATGTATACGTTCTATGCAGCGGTAGCTCGAAAAGACTTACACAATTATCCAGAAAACGGATTCCAAATGGAGAATGCTTTAACAAGAGAAGAAACCCTAAAGGGAATGACTATTTGGGCAGCCTATTCCGACTTTGAAGAAAATGAAAAAGGAAGCCTTGAAGTAGGAAAATGGGCCGATTTTACCATTTTCTCAGAAGACCTAATGACAATAGATATTGAGAAAGTACCTTATGTTTTGCCAACAGAAGTTTATATAAAAGGAAAGAAAGTAAAATAA
- the dapB gene encoding 4-hydroxy-tetrahydrodipicolinate reductase, which produces MKIALLGYGKMGKVIERIALERGHEIVLKKGSNDSFEGLEHADVAIDFSVPSSAVLNISTCFEKGVPVISGTTGWLEDYDTIIALCNEKNGSFIYGSNFSLGVNVFFELNEYLAKMMHNLKQYNVSMEEIHHTQKLDAPSGTAISLANGIIKHTDYKNWSLEKKDSDNILIDAKRIENIPGTHSVFYDSEVDQIEIKHTAHTREGFALGAVVATEWLHGKKGVYTMKDVLGI; this is translated from the coding sequence ATGAAAATCGCACTCTTAGGATACGGAAAAATGGGTAAAGTTATTGAAAGAATAGCTTTAGAAAGAGGTCATGAAATCGTATTAAAAAAAGGAAGTAACGATAGTTTTGAAGGATTGGAACACGCAGACGTAGCTATAGATTTTAGCGTTCCGTCTAGTGCTGTTTTAAATATTTCTACATGTTTTGAAAAAGGGGTTCCTGTTATTTCTGGAACTACTGGCTGGCTAGAAGACTACGATACTATTATAGCGCTGTGTAATGAAAAAAATGGAAGTTTTATTTATGGTTCTAATTTTAGTTTAGGGGTAAATGTGTTTTTTGAACTGAATGAATATTTAGCCAAAATGATGCATAACTTGAAACAGTATAACGTTTCTATGGAAGAAATTCATCACACTCAAAAGCTTGATGCTCCAAGTGGAACTGCCATTTCTTTAGCAAACGGAATTATTAAACATACGGATTACAAAAATTGGTCATTAGAAAAAAAGGACTCCGACAATATACTCATTGATGCAAAGCGTATTGAAAATATACCCGGAACTCATAGTGTTTTCTATGATAGCGAAGTAGATCAAATTGAAATTAAACACACTGCGCATACTAGAGAAGGTTTTGCATTAGGTGCTGTTGTGGCTACCGAATGGTTGCATGGAAAAAAAGGGGTTTACACAAT
- a CDS encoding DUF3427 domain-containing protein, whose amino-acid sequence MYQGIYEELVTKLINIKLSELNKNTFQIKTSSIDKSEAAELLSRHIGKVIKFALENLPKNKDIDFVENQINISNKIIHLLKEELKNEDFENDLIETEGKILKAVFTKVDTHFKDLDLHLREITPYTRLVHSELFTGGNTGTTLESELRKEILSSNKIDLLVSFIKWKGIRILEKELRDFTSRGGKLRVITTTYVGATDAKAIDLLSSLENTEIKISYNTSNERLHAKAYLFQRNTGFHTGYIGSSNFSRSALTDGLEWNLKITTKEVGHIIDKFKKTFEAYWQNPEFELYEINKHQKKLIKSLKEGKFSKEYVPNTFHFDIKPYHYQEEVIEKLEVERNIHNRYKNLLVAATGTGKTVISAFDFKKFKTINKSSKLLFVAHRKEILQQALSTFQGVLKDNNFGELWVDGIEPNTNEYLFASVQTLNKRLKNINLSPDYFDFIIIDEVHHIEANTYRPILEYFTPKILLGLTATPERMDGADILKDFSNRIAAEIRLPEALNKKLLCPFQYFGITDSIDLTNIKWERGKYVSSELTNLYTKNDRRVSEIISNLEKYVNDTKDVRTIGFCVTVEHAKFMAEKFILAGFKAAFLTSENSKDRALLRKQLKDKEINYLFVVDIFNEGVDIPEIDTVLFLRPTESLTVFLQQLGRGLRLAEGKDCLTVLDFVGNARPEYDFENKFRALIGKTTTSVYKEVEDGFPHLPLGCSIILEKKAKETILLNIKNATSLNVNQLINKIINFKHQTSLQLTLKNFIEINNISLETIYKKDCWSRLCQRAQITDDFDSVNEKRIYSAISKKWLSTNSLTYFEFILNLAKKEFNIKITDFSENEKLMLLMLHYDIWQNALGFESLEESINQIGKNKTLVKEIIEVLEILIDRIDFKEIDIDLPYQQPLKLHSRYTRDQILVAFRFSTFKKKSSSREGVAENVDLNTEILFINLIKSEEDFSPTTMYDDYAISETLFHWQSQNSSRPEVGRGLSYIKHQEKGKKILLFVRERAKDEKGNTMGYVFIGESKFIEYEGAKPMSIKWELNEPLPHYLWKESAKMSIG is encoded by the coding sequence ATGTATCAAGGAATATATGAAGAATTAGTTACTAAACTAATAAATATAAAATTAAGTGAATTAAATAAAAACACTTTTCAAATAAAAACATCTTCAATTGATAAGTCTGAAGCAGCTGAATTGTTATCTAGACATATAGGTAAAGTAATAAAATTTGCTTTAGAGAATTTGCCAAAGAATAAAGACATAGATTTTGTCGAAAACCAAATAAATATTTCAAATAAAATAATTCACTTGTTAAAGGAAGAGTTGAAAAATGAAGATTTTGAAAATGATTTAATTGAAACAGAAGGAAAGATTTTAAAAGCTGTATTTACAAAAGTTGATACTCATTTCAAGGATTTAGATCTTCATCTTAGAGAAATTACTCCTTACACAAGGCTGGTTCATAGTGAACTTTTTACTGGAGGAAATACTGGAACAACATTAGAAAGTGAATTAAGGAAAGAAATTTTATCTTCTAATAAAATCGACCTGTTAGTTTCTTTTATAAAATGGAAAGGAATTAGAATTTTAGAAAAAGAGTTGAGAGATTTTACAAGTAGAGGAGGAAAACTAAGAGTCATAACAACTACTTATGTTGGAGCGACTGATGCCAAAGCGATAGATTTATTGTCTTCTTTAGAGAATACAGAAATTAAGATTTCTTATAATACGAGTAATGAAAGATTACATGCAAAAGCATATCTGTTTCAGAGAAATACTGGATTTCATACTGGTTATATTGGCTCTTCAAATTTTTCTCGTTCAGCTTTAACTGATGGGTTGGAGTGGAATTTAAAAATCACTACCAAAGAGGTAGGGCATATAATTGATAAATTCAAAAAAACATTTGAAGCTTATTGGCAAAATCCAGAATTTGAATTATATGAAATAAATAAGCACCAAAAAAAATTAATAAAATCATTAAAAGAAGGTAAGTTCTCAAAAGAATATGTTCCAAATACTTTTCACTTTGATATAAAACCTTATCATTATCAAGAAGAAGTAATTGAAAAGTTGGAAGTTGAAAGAAATATTCATAATAGATATAAAAATCTATTGGTTGCTGCAACAGGAACTGGTAAAACAGTAATTTCTGCTTTTGACTTTAAGAAGTTTAAAACTATTAACAAATCATCAAAATTACTTTTCGTTGCGCATAGGAAAGAAATTTTACAACAAGCCTTATCTACATTTCAAGGTGTTTTGAAGGATAATAATTTTGGAGAATTATGGGTAGACGGTATAGAACCTAACACTAACGAATATCTATTTGCTTCTGTCCAAACTTTAAATAAAAGATTAAAAAACATTAATTTATCGCCAGATTATTTTGATTTCATTATAATTGATGAAGTTCATCATATCGAAGCAAATACATATCGCCCAATATTAGAATATTTTACACCAAAAATATTACTTGGATTAACTGCAACACCAGAAAGAATGGACGGAGCGGATATCTTAAAAGATTTTAGTAATCGTATTGCTGCTGAAATTAGACTTCCAGAAGCTTTAAATAAAAAATTATTATGTCCTTTTCAATATTTTGGAATTACTGATAGTATTGACTTAACAAATATAAAGTGGGAAAGAGGAAAATATGTTTCAAGTGAATTAACAAATTTGTATACTAAAAATGATAGACGTGTAAGTGAGATAATTTCAAATCTCGAAAAATATGTAAATGATACTAAAGATGTAAGAACGATAGGGTTTTGTGTTACTGTTGAACATGCAAAATTTATGGCAGAAAAGTTTATTTTGGCAGGTTTTAAAGCTGCTTTTTTAACAAGTGAAAATTCAAAGGATAGAGCACTACTAAGAAAGCAATTAAAAGACAAAGAAATCAATTATTTATTTGTTGTAGATATTTTTAATGAAGGAGTTGATATTCCTGAAATTGACACTGTTTTGTTTTTACGGCCAACAGAAAGTTTGACAGTTTTTCTTCAACAATTAGGACGTGGATTGCGATTAGCTGAAGGCAAAGATTGTTTAACCGTATTAGATTTTGTTGGTAATGCTCGTCCAGAATATGATTTTGAGAACAAGTTTAGAGCTTTAATTGGTAAAACAACTACTTCTGTTTACAAAGAAGTGGAAGATGGTTTTCCGCATTTGCCCTTAGGTTGTTCAATTATTTTAGAAAAAAAGGCAAAGGAAACAATTTTGTTAAATATTAAAAACGCAACTTCACTAAATGTTAATCAACTGATAAATAAAATTATAAATTTTAAACATCAAACGAGTTTACAATTAACCTTAAAGAATTTTATTGAGATAAATAATATTTCATTAGAAACTATTTATAAAAAGGATTGTTGGTCAAGATTATGCCAAAGAGCTCAAATAACAGATGATTTTGATTCCGTAAATGAAAAACGGATTTATTCTGCAATAAGTAAAAAATGGCTATCAACTAATTCTTTAACGTATTTTGAATTCATTTTAAATCTTGCAAAAAAAGAGTTCAATATTAAGATAACTGATTTTTCAGAAAATGAAAAATTAATGTTGTTAATGCTACATTATGATATTTGGCAAAATGCTCTAGGTTTTGAATCCTTAGAAGAGAGTATTAATCAAATAGGTAAAAATAAAACACTAGTTAAGGAGATAATTGAGGTTTTAGAAATTTTAATTGATAGAATAGATTTTAAAGAAATTGATATTGACCTTCCTTATCAACAACCTTTAAAGCTTCATTCAAGATACACACGTGACCAGATATTAGTAGCTTTTAGATTTAGTACATTTAAAAAGAAGTCATCTAGTAGAGAAGGAGTTGCTGAAAATGTAGATTTAAATACTGAAATTTTATTTATAAACTTAATAAAATCTGAAGAAGATTTTTCTCCAACAACGATGTATGATGATTATGCTATTAGCGAAACATTATTTCATTGGCAAAGTCAAAATTCTTCAAGACCAGAAGTAGGAAGAGGGTTGTCATATATTAAACATCAAGAAAAAGGTAAAAAAATATTACTATTTGTCAGAGAAAGAGCAAAAGATGAAAAAGGCAATACGATGGGATATGTTTTTATTGGTGAATCTAAATTCATAGAATACGAAGGAGCTAAACCAATGAGTATAAAATGGGAACTTAATGAACCATTACCACATTATTTATGGAAAGAATCTGCAAAAATGTCGATAGGGTAA
- a CDS encoding ParA family protein: MGKIIAIANQKGGVGKTTTSVNLAAALGVLEKKVLLIDADPQANASSGLGIDIETVEIGTYQILEHSNTPEEATMTCTAPNVWVIPAHIDLVAIEIELVDKENREYMLKQALESVKDKYDYILIDCAPSLGLLTLNALTAADSVVIPIQCEYFALEGLGKLLNTIKSVQKIHNSELDIEGLLLTMYDSRLRLSNQVVEEVQKHFNDMVFETVIQRNIKLSEAPSFGESIINYDATSKGAMNYINLAEEIIKKNK; this comes from the coding sequence ATGGGTAAAATCATAGCAATTGCCAACCAAAAAGGTGGTGTAGGAAAAACAACGACTTCAGTTAATCTTGCAGCTGCGTTAGGTGTTTTAGAAAAAAAGGTACTTTTAATAGATGCCGATCCGCAAGCGAATGCTAGTTCGGGCTTAGGTATCGACATTGAAACTGTGGAAATAGGTACGTATCAAATTCTAGAACATAGTAACACTCCAGAAGAGGCTACCATGACATGTACTGCTCCAAATGTATGGGTTATTCCTGCACATATTGACTTAGTTGCAATTGAAATTGAACTAGTTGATAAGGAAAATCGCGAATACATGCTGAAGCAAGCATTAGAATCTGTTAAAGACAAATATGATTATATCCTTATAGACTGTGCTCCTTCTTTAGGTTTACTAACGTTAAACGCTTTAACGGCTGCTGACAGTGTGGTAATTCCTATTCAATGTGAGTATTTTGCGCTAGAGGGACTTGGAAAACTATTGAATACTATTAAAAGTGTTCAGAAAATTCATAATTCAGAATTAGATATTGAAGGTTTACTATTAACTATGTATGATTCTCGTTTACGTTTATCGAACCAAGTGGTGGAAGAAGTGCAAAAACACTTTAACGACATGGTTTTTGAAACTGTGATTCAGAGAAATATTAAGTTGAGTGAAGCTCCTAGTTTTGGTGAAAGTATTATTAATTATGACGCTACTAGTAAGGGAGCAATGAACTATATTAACTTAGCGGAAGAAATTATAAAGAAAAATAAGTAG
- a CDS encoding DUF5683 domain-containing protein: protein MKKFVTLFFFSLFISYNATAQEEISIVVKDTVKNTINPLAPAKAAFYSAILPGLGQAYNKKYWKIPVVYAGLGAGLYYYSWNNKKYHAFRDEYKKRLDGTSKMGDHPIYGNLTNDGLIRGQKFHQRNRDLSALITGAIYILNIIDANVDAHLMQFNVNENLSIRPELYQNETDFKFKTGIRLTYIF, encoded by the coding sequence GTGAAAAAGTTTGTAACACTATTCTTTTTTAGCTTATTTATAAGTTATAATGCTACTGCTCAGGAAGAAATTTCTATAGTTGTAAAAGACACTGTGAAAAATACTATAAACCCTTTGGCTCCTGCTAAAGCGGCTTTTTATTCTGCAATTCTACCTGGTTTAGGTCAGGCCTACAACAAAAAGTATTGGAAAATACCTGTTGTATATGCTGGTTTAGGAGCTGGTTTGTATTACTACTCATGGAATAATAAAAAATATCACGCCTTTAGAGACGAATATAAAAAGAGATTGGATGGTACTTCTAAAATGGGAGACCATCCAATTTATGGTAATCTAACTAATGACGGTTTAATTCGTGGACAAAAGTTTCACCAACGTAACCGTGATTTGTCTGCGTTAATTACTGGAGCAATTTATATTTTAAATATTATCGATGCTAATGTTGATGCCCATTTAATGCAGTTTAATGTGAACGAAAACTTATCTATTCGCCCAGAACTGTATCAAAATGAAACGGATTTTAAATTCAAAACTGGAATTAGACTTACCTATATTTTTTAA